One window of Dehalobacterium formicoaceticum genomic DNA carries:
- a CDS encoding VOC family protein: protein MNFKFTHNNINVLDLEKSLNFYQKALDLVEVKRYQEPTGAFILIYLGDGNTSHTLELTWLRDRTEPYDLGENEFHLALTVDDFQKAHEHHEKMGCICYENQEMGIYFINDPDGYWIEILPED, encoded by the coding sequence ATGAACTTTAAATTCACCCACAATAACATTAATGTTTTGGATCTTGAAAAGAGCCTTAATTTTTATCAGAAAGCCTTAGACCTGGTCGAAGTAAAACGGTATCAGGAACCTACCGGTGCCTTTATCCTCATTTATCTGGGTGATGGGAACACTTCCCACACCTTAGAACTCACTTGGCTTAGAGATCGAACGGAACCTTATGACCTGGGAGAAAATGAATTCCACCTGGCTTTAACTGTCGATGACTTTCAAAAAGCCCACGAACATCATGAAAAAATGGGCTGTATCTGCTATGAAAATCAGGAAATGGGCATTTACTTTATCAATGATCCGGACGGCTACTGGATTGAGATTCTGCCGGAGGATTGA
- a CDS encoding universal stress protein: MLKKILLAVDGSDQGMKAADYAVRLAHTQEGLVEIIYVINNTQNILSDVPFMDPAMSVRLKEEMANNLIETGKNIIAQANEKFRDTGISYTTKVIEGDPAEEILREAENQNVDVIVIGSRGLSGVTRFVLGSVSNKVVNHAHCSVFIVR; this comes from the coding sequence ATGCTGAAAAAAATCTTATTGGCTGTTGACGGATCGGACCAAGGAATGAAAGCAGCGGATTACGCCGTAAGACTGGCACATACTCAGGAAGGACTAGTGGAAATTATTTATGTTATCAATAACACGCAAAATATTTTAAGCGATGTTCCCTTTATGGATCCGGCTATGAGCGTGCGTTTAAAAGAGGAGATGGCAAATAATCTCATTGAGACAGGAAAAAATATTATTGCTCAAGCAAATGAAAAATTTCGAGACACCGGTATTTCATACACAACCAAGGTTATTGAGGGTGATCCTGCAGAAGAAATTTTACGGGAAGCAGAAAATCAGAATGTGGATGTGATAGTGATAGGGAGTCGGGGATTAAGCGGTGTCACTCGTTTTGTCTTAGGCAGTGTGAGCAATAAGGTAGTAAACCATGCGCATTGTTCGGTGTTTATCGTCAGATAA